In Nematostella vectensis chromosome 12, jaNemVect1.1, whole genome shotgun sequence, the genomic window GGGATGCATTTCTTTGCCGTCTTCACGCACTTATACTGAGCCTCGTCCCCACGCTACTCGCGACCAGCTCTGGTAATTCAGAATGGCCGACAGTGGCAGCGCTGATAAATGTATGCGCATGTCGCCTGGGGAGGAGTTTATCCTAAACGAATCAAGTATGGATAAAAAATTCACGTAAAATAACGAAATGGCAcgattttgagttttttctttaaacgtgacataattttgttttagaataaatttatgaaattttatttattaatttatcgGCATTAAATTGTACAGTAATGAAATAGATATGATACACAATTCTCGTTTAATgaattaaaatattattccATTTGTGttagttttttctttttctacttGCAACATCTAGGACAGGGTCTGTTAAATCAAAAGATAGAttttaggaaaaaaatatatgaattcACCCTAAACAATTTACAGAGCCCTGTGTCTTATCTAACCGCGCTTTGGGAGTAGACGCATTGCGGAATTTTGTTACTGTTTCAAAAAAGGCAACTGAATTAAGTGACTTTAGGTAAAAACTGCCTCTATTCCCCTCGAAAACGCTTCGCGTAAGAAAAAGGATAAATACCgctgtttgttgttttttttttgttacactcATACCCATAATCCTCTTCGGTCGCAGAATCTGAATCAGCATTCTAGCCAGCGGTTTTTCCCTATAACAGTTACAcgattcaagatggcggaggTTTGTCTTTTGTTGTTCTcgtgtttttaatatttgaaaCCAGCTTTATccatttctttctcttttaaGAATCCACTAGATGCTACTGAAGACGTTGCTCTCAATTTTGGAGACGAAGAGGAAGCGCTAAGCAGGCGAAAGTTCAGGTGATTCTGGCCACGGTCTATTTTCCATTCAGTCTTAGACgataaataaattttcatctttttcttTCATATTGTATTTGATTTTATGATATGAATACCTTACAGTTTTGTTTCAAAGGAAACGTTATGTCTGCAATTAGTGTGACAAcggatttattttattaaaacaaaattgtttgATCTCATCATGTTCTGATaaatttgaatttgattgaatcTCATTATTAAAGCCTCGAGAGATAAATTGTAATTGTGTAACCCAATAGTTATGCATTAAGCCCCATTAAAACAGCTCTACTATTCCTAGCATTAACCACCACACTGCTGAACTACTACTATACATTATGCACACAATTTTGGGGGGTGCAGTGAAATCAGGGGCTCAAAAATTGTGTgcatatccccccccccccccccgtactTTTCTGAGCAGATGTTTCTTTGTATgtgaaatttttttaaaccaacagGTTTCAATCGGtatcaggggctcataagtaggtgCAATCAAATTCCCCATATTCTGGTActtataggtgtcacggcgtttcctaggatcaggctatttttagacatgcggataagccaatcagattctacCTTTGTATCGACGTTTATGTTCTCTCATCGgtactttgctttttgttgctctctttttttatatgaatcCAACACTACCTACACTTCAAATTCTTTAGCTCGcaattcttttgaaaacaaaccaaACCAACGGATGATGGATGAAAAATTTGCAGCCACACGCCACTGGCATGCGCGACCAACGCCAACGTAACTGATTGACCCGTTTGGGTGCACGTGTcgaaaaatagcctgatcatAGGAAACGCCATGACaattatataatacagatgattgcccctacttatgactCCCTGGTGAAAAAACAGTAGTTTGCCaatatttcctttgtcttgctGAGGGCCAAGGGGGAGTAGCAAGATGGGCAATGTTGGAGCTGTTTGCATGGCTCTTCATTGTATCTACTGTATCAGTTGCTAAGAGATAAGAATATAAATTAAAACAGAATATTGAGCAGTTTCCCTCAATGAACCTTAAAAAATGTTATACCAGGAAATATTAAAGTGTGCCACAATAGTTTTTGTGCATGTCTAGAAatgcacctatttcaaatatggtTCTTTTTGGAGaatcaaagtttttttaacccgcagtgcttcttGGGTATGAAGCAAATAAGTGTGAATAAAACGAAATCCAGGCTTCAAAGGCTGTAGAATTATTGTTCATGTTCCTATGAACATTCCTATGGCTTACAGATACCAGGAATCCGTCATTTATACGCCACCCTTGAAGCACTGTGGATTTCTATACTTTGATTTTCTAGTGCAatgttatttgaaataggtgtatgaaCATGTCAGTAATAAtttgtggtgtttttattGATAATCATTATCTTTATTGGAGGTGTTTTGAATTCTCATTCTGAATTCTTCAAAAGACACCATTTTTCAGAATCACTTTCAATCCCAATTTATTATACATTCCTGTTTAATTAGTCAAACTTTGAAAAATGTTTATCATTCAGTGCAAACAGTATCGATTTAATTTAAACATATATCTAGAGCTAATACCCTGAAATGCTGCttaaacattaaaaatattCTGTTTTAAAGCTAATGAAAttaatattttactttaattgCAGACATCCATATGTTTCCTTCTTCCATTTGTTTTTCCGGATATCATCCGTCATCGCCTATCTTCTCTGTGGCTGGTTCAGTGACAGTTTCATCACAAATTTTGTCGTTATTGTTCTTCTGCTGTCATGTGATTTCTGGACAGTAAAAAATGTCAGTGGACGTCTATTGGTGGGGTTACGCTGGTGGAATTATGTTGATGAAGATGGCAATAGCCACTGGGTTTTTGAGTCTAAAAAGGTAGGTCTAAATACATGACTATAGCAATAAGTATaataagtttttctttttagaattttggggtgtgtttttaaaaacaaaacaaaaatggatAGGATATGGAAAtacaaatgttttcttgaaaTAGAATCCTGTTCTAAAAAGTTCTCCTTTTTGAAGAAACCTCATTATTGAGGGAAGTTCCTGAGATTTGGATGAAAACAAAATTCTGTAAAATAAACATGTGTAATAAGGACACACATTGTGCAGGACAAAAACCCTTTTAATTCATGCCTTTCCAAAATATTGTTTGCATTTAAAAGTTAGCTTGCATTTGTATATTTGCTTGATATTCGAGGGACATCTGTGTCGCTTGATGATTAGATAGTAGGATCGAACATCAGTAAACTTCTGAGGAAACATTAGTATAGGTACATAATGTACTAATCATACAGTTTCGAGTTCAATTCGGGATTAATTTGCACAAATGAATTTTTAACAAAGTATCAGAATTGCACAAGCCCGGCGAgccattttaattttattttcttcccaAAGTTTCTGTGTTAAGTTTGTTCAAAAACTTGATACACTGTGTATTATGGACATAAGAACGTAGCTAGGCAAATATATTTGCATTTACAAGTTTGCTCCAAGCCTTTGATATGTTTACTATTGGCAGTGAAACTGactatttttttctgcttaACAGAATAATAACTCAGTTACAACAGCAGAGTCGCGGTTGTTCTGGCTTGGCCTTATCATCTGTCCAATCCTTTGGCTTTTTTTTCTGGTGGCTGCACTTTTTTCTCTCAAATTCAAATGGCTGGTAAGGGAAACCTAATGTATGAAGCTATTTATGCTACTAGGGAATTAAATCTTCAAATCTTATGCTGCCTGTAAAATTTGATGGGAGCGTAAATTCAATAAGATTTGATAGAAAAGTGATCTTAAGGTTTGTGCTTTTTTTGATGTTGTGCTATTGTTACCCTAAAATAGGATGTTTATTAAATGCAAACAATGTCAGGCTCTCAAAAGGTTATTGTGATCCGTTATATATGTAGGCTCAAAGCAAAGTTTAGTATTATTAATTTGCTCTCCCCACAAATTTTTCAACAATGCATTTTAACCTAAAGGGAGCATTGTTGGTGCAGTTGGCAGAGTGTGGTTCTGTAGTGCTTGTTCCACTGGGTTCCAGGTTTAATTCCTAGTTCCGACATGAGCTTAGTTACAGTGTAGTTGACTGGCACCAAAGG contains:
- the LOC5509604 gene encoding Golgi apparatus membrane protein TVP23 homolog B isoform X1; translated protein: MAENPLDATEDVALNFGDEEEALSRRKFRHPYVSFFHLFFRISSVIAYLLCGWFSDSFITNFVVIVLLLSCDFWTVKNVSGRLLVGLRWWNYVDEDGNSHWVFESKKNNNSVTTAESRLFWLGLIICPILWLFFLVAALFSLKFKWLLVVFVGLGLNFANMLGYVKCKKDAGKKLKSFAGNFLGRQILNQQVNTYSGLHSEFYVRSTGNLSNLPWEQGRISKIPIQA
- the LOC5509604 gene encoding Golgi apparatus membrane protein TVP23 homolog B isoform X2, whose translation is MAENPLDATEDVALNFGDEEEALSRRKFRHPYVSFFHLFFRISSVIAYLLCGWFSDSFITNFVVIVLLLSCDFWTVKNVSGRLLVGLRWWNYVDEDGNSHWVFESKKNNNSVTTAESRLFWLGLIICPILWLFFLVAALFSLKFKWLLVVFVGLGLNFANMLGYVKCKKDAGKKLKSFAGNFLGRQILNQTLGTGENK